A DNA window from Macadamia integrifolia cultivar HAES 741 chromosome 4, SCU_Mint_v3, whole genome shotgun sequence contains the following coding sequences:
- the LOC122077246 gene encoding uncharacterized protein LOC122077246 isoform X2, translating to MKTLNGFMLCSGGSCLEIIHHQNGTYQEEPMTGQEETGGTDIYARILVWEDGFCNFAASTAEIESSNCPDSSVYGNFEFQHLKGLQPELFFKMSHEIYNYGEGLIGKVAADHSHKWVFKEPGDQEINFLSAWHNQGDLHPRTWEAQFQCGIKTIALIAVREGVVQLGALHKVVEDPSYVVLLRKKFSYLESIPGVLLPHPSSSAFPFKVEGCSSAADTWPGNSALTAPTITAMTNEFYNQYGQPVKITPSMSSLEALLSKLPSVVPSPSPSSSGYSGSSPQLLLSYQPPPSSSQYCDTSPHQPLELMGKEKLAKEVIDEEYGEGRERTQSSSSMSSYHYHHHHQYHHHLNLSNNRPNKEP from the exons ATGAAAACTCTCAATGGGTTTATGCTGTGTTCTGGAGGATCTTGCCTAGAAATTATCCACCACCAaa ATGGGACGTACCAGGAGGAGCCTATGACAGGTCAAGAGGAAACAGGAGGAACTG ATATATATGCTAGGATTCTAGTATGGGAGGATGGGTTCTGCAATTTTGCAGCTTCAACCGCCGAGATCGAGTCCAGCAATTGCCCAGACTCCTCTGTATATGGAAACTTCGAATTCCAACACCTCAAAGGCCTGCAACCTGAGCTTTTCTTCAAGATGTCCCATGAAATCTACAACTATGGAGAAGG TTTGATTGGAAAGGTGGCTGCAGATCACAGCCATAAGTGGGTATTCAAGGAGCCAGGTGATCAAGAAATCAACTTCCTCTCTGCATGGCATAACCAAGGAGACTTG CATCCAAGGACATGGGAAGCTCAGTTCCAGTGTGGCATCAAG ACCATTGCTTTGATTGCAGTCAGAGAAGGTGTTGTTCAATTAGGAGCACTTCacaag GTGGTAGAAGACCCGAGCTACGTTGTTCTACTGAGAAAGAAGTTCAGTTATCTGGAGAGCATCCCAGGTGTACTCCTACCACATCCATCATCTTCAGCATTCCCCTTCAAGGTCGAGGGATGCAGTAGTGCAGCAGACACTTGGCCAGGTAACTCGGCACTCACCGCCCCGACAATAACAGCGATGACAAACGAATTTTACAATCAGTATGGTCAGCCTGTAAAGATCACTCCGTCCATGAGCAGCCTTGAAGCACTTCTCTCAAAGCTCCCGTCTGTGGTGCCCTCACCGTCCCCATCCTCATCGGGATACTCTGGGTCGTCACCGCAGCTTCTATTGTCATAccaaccaccaccatcatcgTCCCAATACTGTGATACATCACCACACCAGCCATTGGAATTGATGGGGAAGGAGAAGCTGGCCAAGGAAGTGATAGACGAGGAATatggagaagggagagagagaacccaGAGTAGCAGttccatgtcatcatatcattatcaccatcatcatcagtaCCATCACCACCTAAACTTAAGCAACAACAGGCCCAACAAAGAACCCTAA
- the LOC122077246 gene encoding protein RICE SALT SENSITIVE 3-like isoform X1 — protein MEEQLNPLAATHLLQQTLRSLCIHENSQWVYAVFWRILPRNYPPPKWDVPGGAYDRSRGNRRNWILVWEDGFCNFAASTAEIESSNCPDSSVYGNFEFQHLKGLQPELFFKMSHEIYNYGEGLIGKVAADHSHKWVFKEPGDQEINFLSAWHNQGDLHPRTWEAQFQCGIKTIALIAVREGVVQLGALHKVVEDPSYVVLLRKKFSYLESIPGVLLPHPSSSAFPFKVEGCSSAADTWPGNSALTAPTITAMTNEFYNQYGQPVKITPSMSSLEALLSKLPSVVPSPSPSSSGYSGSSPQLLLSYQPPPSSSQYCDTSPHQPLELMGKEKLAKEVIDEEYGEGRERTQSSSSMSSYHYHHHHQYHHHLNLSNNRPNKEP, from the exons ATGGAGGAACAGCTTAACCCATTAGCCGCCACACATCTCCTTCAACAGACTTTGAGAAGCTTATGTATTCATGAAAACTCTCAATGGGTTTATGCTGTGTTCTGGAGGATCTTGCCTAGAAATTATCCACCACCAaa ATGGGACGTACCAGGAGGAGCCTATGACAGGTCAAGAGGAAACAGGAGGAACTG GATTCTAGTATGGGAGGATGGGTTCTGCAATTTTGCAGCTTCAACCGCCGAGATCGAGTCCAGCAATTGCCCAGACTCCTCTGTATATGGAAACTTCGAATTCCAACACCTCAAAGGCCTGCAACCTGAGCTTTTCTTCAAGATGTCCCATGAAATCTACAACTATGGAGAAGG TTTGATTGGAAAGGTGGCTGCAGATCACAGCCATAAGTGGGTATTCAAGGAGCCAGGTGATCAAGAAATCAACTTCCTCTCTGCATGGCATAACCAAGGAGACTTG CATCCAAGGACATGGGAAGCTCAGTTCCAGTGTGGCATCAAG ACCATTGCTTTGATTGCAGTCAGAGAAGGTGTTGTTCAATTAGGAGCACTTCacaag GTGGTAGAAGACCCGAGCTACGTTGTTCTACTGAGAAAGAAGTTCAGTTATCTGGAGAGCATCCCAGGTGTACTCCTACCACATCCATCATCTTCAGCATTCCCCTTCAAGGTCGAGGGATGCAGTAGTGCAGCAGACACTTGGCCAGGTAACTCGGCACTCACCGCCCCGACAATAACAGCGATGACAAACGAATTTTACAATCAGTATGGTCAGCCTGTAAAGATCACTCCGTCCATGAGCAGCCTTGAAGCACTTCTCTCAAAGCTCCCGTCTGTGGTGCCCTCACCGTCCCCATCCTCATCGGGATACTCTGGGTCGTCACCGCAGCTTCTATTGTCATAccaaccaccaccatcatcgTCCCAATACTGTGATACATCACCACACCAGCCATTGGAATTGATGGGGAAGGAGAAGCTGGCCAAGGAAGTGATAGACGAGGAATatggagaagggagagagagaacccaGAGTAGCAGttccatgtcatcatatcattatcaccatcatcatcagtaCCATCACCACCTAAACTTAAGCAACAACAGGCCCAACAAAGAACCCTAA